A window of Exiguobacterium sp. FSL W8-0210 genomic DNA:
TTTCGATTCAAGATGAACGACTTGCCCGCAAGCTCGATCATATGCGAGTCGAACTAGAAGGAGACGTCATTGCATCTGGAGGAAACTTGCTATGAAACGAATCGGGATATTAGGCGGCGGTCAACTTGGTCGAATGATGGCTTTGTCGGCGCGTGAGATGGGCTTTGAGATTTTGACACTCGACCCAACGGACAACGCACCGTGTGCGCAAGTGGCGGATCAACATATCCAAGCTCCCTTCACGGATGTCGAGGCAGCCAAACAGCTCGCAGCTGAATCAGATGTCGTCACCTACGAATTCGAGAACATCTCAACGGAAGTCGCTGAAGCGATTGGAACGAAACTGATTCACGGAACCGATCTTCTTTTTCAAACGCAACATCGGGTACGGGAAAAAGAGATGATTGAACGCATTGGACACTCTGTCGCTCCGTACTATCCGGTGACGCATCCTTCTGACTTAGAGGAAGCAAAACAGCGACTCGGGTTACCGTTCGTCTTGAAGACAGCACGATTCGGCTATGACGGAAAAGGACAGACCGTCATCCGGACGGAAGAACAGTTCCAAGCGGCAATCGAACGATTCGAACCGACAGAGTATGTTGCGGAGCAGTGGTTACCGTTTGATCAGGAAATTTCCGTCATCGTCACTCGAAGCGCAACAGAAACACGTGTCTTCCCAGTCAGTGAGAACATTCACCAAGAGAACATTTTGCATCTATCGATTGTACCGGCACGCATTTCTGAATCGCTCGAACAAGAAGCAATTGCGCTCGCTCAATCGATCGCGGATGCCGTCGGGCTGATCGGTACACTAGCCATCGAGTTGTTCGTCGTTGGTTCTCGACTAATCGTCAATGAACTAGCACCCCGACCACACAATTCGGGTCACTATTCGATTGATGCTTGCGAAACATCCCAATTCGAGCAACATATCCGTGCCATCAGTGGTCTCCCACTCGGTGATACCCGTCTGACGACACCGGTCGTCATGGCGAACATCCTGGGTCAGCATGTCACAGCATTATACGAGGAACTACCGAGACTAAACGCTCGGACGAAAGTTCACTTATATGGAAAAGCAGAAGCCAAGACAGGACGCAAGATGGGCCATTTGAACATTCTTGCGGATACGGTCGACGATGCTTTGGCAGAAGTCGAACGCCTGTCGATATGGAAGGAGACAGTTCAATGATCGAACGGTATACACGTCCTGAGATGAAAGCGATCTGGACCGAACAAAACAAATTCGAGGCTTGGTTAAAAGTCGAGATCCTTGCGTGTGAAGCATGGAGTGAACTAGGAGTCATCCCGAAAGAGGACGTCCAGTTGCTTTGGGACA
This region includes:
- the purK gene encoding 5-(carboxyamino)imidazole ribonucleotide synthase, whose product is MKRIGILGGGQLGRMMALSAREMGFEILTLDPTDNAPCAQVADQHIQAPFTDVEAAKQLAAESDVVTYEFENISTEVAEAIGTKLIHGTDLLFQTQHRVREKEMIERIGHSVAPYYPVTHPSDLEEAKQRLGLPFVLKTARFGYDGKGQTVIRTEEQFQAAIERFEPTEYVAEQWLPFDQEISVIVTRSATETRVFPVSENIHQENILHLSIVPARISESLEQEAIALAQSIADAVGLIGTLAIELFVVGSRLIVNELAPRPHNSGHYSIDACETSQFEQHIRAISGLPLGDTRLTTPVVMANILGQHVTALYEELPRLNARTKVHLYGKAEAKTGRKMGHLNILADTVDDALAEVERLSIWKETVQ